The Bifidobacterium sp. ESL0745 genome contains a region encoding:
- a CDS encoding type II toxin-antitoxin system VapC family toxin encodes MFLLDTNVVSEISSRAIPDEKVLAWFFAQSPDTLYISSITLAELIYGIELLPEGRRKDEIRDSVVSTLSDFQFRPLPFDEQAAPYYAFIAAQRKKLGQPIGPNDAMIAAIAMANDMAVVTQNIKDFENTGVRIINPWEHQN; translated from the coding sequence AAATTTCCAGCCGCGCAATTCCTGATGAAAAAGTCCTTGCATGGTTTTTCGCCCAATCGCCAGACACACTATATATATCAAGCATCACTTTGGCTGAACTTATATATGGCATTGAACTTTTACCAGAAGGCCGACGCAAAGACGAGATACGCGACAGTGTGGTATCCACACTTTCTGACTTTCAGTTCCGTCCGCTACCTTTCGACGAACAAGCAGCACCATATTATGCATTTATCGCTGCCCAAAGGAAAAAATTGGGCCAACCTATTGGACCAAATGACGCCATGATTGCAGCCATCGCCATGGCCAACGATATGGCTGTAGTCACTCAAAACATAAAGGATTTTGAAAACACAGGAGTAAGAATCATTAATCCTTGGGAACACCAAAATTAA